A window of the Pyrodictium abyssi genome harbors these coding sequences:
- the ccsA gene encoding cytochrome c biogenesis protein CcsA → MALHYTGIIPALAALVYTTALYMLLRRDIGTASRLVKWASMFTVAGWLVYLVPFVTLDYSLEEVFWNTSPGLPLWMRIASAWAGGGGSLYLFAAISAIATLYIARGLAEAKKKDVLVTGAAVVTLAAIVGAFANGAFSVMEERPASGAGLNPLLKSPWLYPHPLSTFGGYALLSIGMVALLAGLRRRGLLVYELGWALLTLGIMLGGYWSYETFGWGGYWAWDPVETSELMVWLAATLLPHVMVAVPSLAAFTEYLTLSSVFLAMYVTRSGLSPLHSFAAANLGVAMLLVVALVALFLAFRRLGELRFPGLDRVKRSPLQAGMLAATIALFAAAIFVYATLLLPSMLTVVGVEATVPQMQSGVRYFHPVLYPLLVAMLAAIPLAFIGDRIGWRGYAALLAATSIASVVAGAAALSGALMLTPLSSSATNAMMAFGLPWAGLAAAAVLLYIALRLRGGKLVSERMTAISLLHLGLAVTVIGVLLSGTHSFNEAYFIDASMKPGEPVILPNGLKIELVGYEFELSNSTVDIYTGYAGRSLSYILAWDALAALASDYSKKIEQVHEAEKLLGSNETLRSLAELAAETHISTVNGSIAIKGAARVTGIDMFTGAETPIADSADITIELVNPSVTVAIEPVQDSMGRVKSARFRLYVTADEAAVAGLPGGNITARTVLDVTFAEPVRLTVGRVSLEISHVYVLAMATGSTGHPAVEQRDGVLVYKPALLVPSGSMEVGALTVAVPLDVPASMAGYVESCRDPLLQRLLGSSLAEALANGAALKALNPPDCRPTAETPHGICPGYIDVPHTVPETAWLVLKLRIEHGGDVREETVRLRFESYGEVQGIHGLVTKVIHPRVGLTDVYIAIHAPVVTPDWGVTGYHELLVYYLHAVYQSMNLTPAQRIALAALFASGYMMDTASSINDRMQRSLFLEHAAIELYLLAEDFSPENSTIARQGLPVQVKLVPGVALVWYGAVMMAVSAVYAAVVAAYTARRS, encoded by the coding sequence ATGGCCTTGCACTATACTGGTATAATCCCCGCACTAGCTGCCCTCGTCTACACGACTGCACTGTACATGCTACTCCGCCGCGATATCGGCACAGCGTCTAGGCTGGTGAAGTGGGCTTCTATGTTCACGGTGGCGGGCTGGCTAGTATACCTGGTCCCGTTCGTTACGCTAGACTATAGCCTGGAAGAGGTCTTCTGGAACACAAGTCCCGGGCTCCCCCTCTGGATGAGGATAGCGTCGGCGTGGGCTGGCGGCGGTGGCAGCCTCTACTTGTTCGCGGCAATATCGGCAATAGCCACGCTCTATATTGCCCGTGGCCTAGCCGAGGCCAAGAAAAAGGATGTACTGGTTACCGGGGCAGCAGTAGTGACTCTGGCTGCTATAGTGGGCGCGTTTGCTAACGGCGCCTTCAGCGTCATGGAGGAGCGCCCTGCTAGTGGTGCGGGGCTTAACCCGCTGCTGAAGAGCCCGTGGCTCTACCCGCACCCCCTCAGCACCTTCGGCGGCTACGCGCTACTCTCAATAGGCATGGTGGCGCTCCTCGCAGGCCTACGGCGCCGCGGCCTACTAGTCTACGAGCTTGGCTGGGCCCTCCTGACTCTCGGCATAATGCTGGGCGGGTACTGGAGCTACGAGACCTTCGGCTGGGGCGGCTACTGGGCCTGGGACCCCGTCGAGACAAGCGAGCTAATGGTGTGGCTCGCTGCTACACTGCTACCCCACGTCATGGTGGCTGTGCCGAGCCTAGCCGCGTTCACCGAGTACCTGACCCTATCTAGCGTGTTCCTCGCGATGTACGTGACGCGTAGCGGGCTCAGCCCGCTACACAGCTTCGCCGCGGCTAACCTAGGCGTGGCTATGCTACTAGTAGTTGCTCTAGTAGCGCTTTTCCTAGCGTTCCGCCGGCTAGGCGAGCTCCGCTTCCCCGGGCTAGATAGGGTGAAGAGAAGCCCCCTCCAGGCGGGCATGCTAGCGGCCACTATAGCGCTCTTCGCGGCAGCAATATTTGTCTACGCTACACTGCTCCTCCCGTCAATGCTCACAGTGGTAGGCGTCGAGGCTACAGTGCCGCAGATGCAGAGTGGTGTACGCTACTTCCACCCCGTGCTATACCCGCTACTAGTAGCTATGCTGGCGGCGATACCGCTAGCGTTCATAGGTGACAGGATAGGATGGAGAGGCTACGCTGCGCTGCTAGCGGCGACGTCTATAGCCTCGGTTGTAGCCGGCGCTGCAGCGCTCAGCGGCGCTCTCATGCTGACTCCTCTCAGCAGTAGCGCGACTAACGCTATGATGGCCTTCGGGCTCCCCTGGGCAGGCCTTGCCGCTGCAGCAGTACTACTCTACATAGCCTTGCGGCTACGCGGAGGCAAACTCGTATCGGAGCGCATGACTGCTATCAGTCTGCTACACCTAGGCCTCGCAGTCACCGTCATAGGTGTACTGCTCAGCGGTACGCACTCGTTCAACGAGGCCTACTTCATAGACGCTAGCATGAAGCCCGGTGAGCCAGTCATCCTACCAAATGGCCTGAAGATAGAGCTGGTCGGCTACGAGTTCGAGCTAAGTAACTCCACGGTGGATATATACACGGGCTATGCGGGGCGCTCGCTCAGCTACATACTCGCCTGGGACGCGCTAGCAGCTCTAGCCTCGGACTACAGCAAGAAAATAGAGCAGGTGCACGAAGCCGAGAAGCTGCTAGGATCCAACGAGACACTGCGGAGCCTTGCTGAGCTAGCTGCAGAGACGCACATCTCCACAGTCAACGGCAGCATCGCCATAAAGGGCGCCGCCAGGGTAACCGGTATAGACATGTTCACGGGAGCCGAGACTCCAATAGCAGATAGTGCTGACATAACAATAGAGCTCGTAAACCCGAGTGTCACAGTAGCGATAGAACCCGTGCAGGACAGCATGGGTAGGGTTAAGTCAGCCAGGTTCCGCCTCTACGTAACAGCCGATGAGGCCGCCGTAGCGGGGCTCCCAGGAGGCAACATTACGGCACGGACGGTGCTCGACGTCACGTTCGCGGAGCCGGTACGGCTTACAGTGGGCAGAGTATCGCTAGAGATAAGCCACGTGTACGTCCTAGCGATGGCAACGGGGTCGACCGGCCACCCTGCTGTAGAGCAGCGCGACGGAGTGCTCGTCTATAAGCCAGCTCTACTGGTCCCAAGCGGCAGCATGGAGGTAGGGGCGCTAACCGTAGCAGTCCCGCTGGACGTGCCGGCCAGCATGGCAGGGTACGTGGAGAGCTGCCGCGACCCGCTGCTCCAGAGGCTGCTCGGGAGCAGCCTAGCAGAGGCACTCGCCAACGGCGCAGCGCTAAAGGCTCTAAACCCGCCCGATTGCCGGCCAACAGCAGAGACCCCCCATGGAATCTGCCCCGGCTACATAGATGTGCCCCACACAGTCCCGGAGACAGCGTGGCTAGTCCTAAAGCTGCGCATAGAGCACGGCGGCGACGTCCGCGAGGAGACCGTTAGGCTACGCTTCGAGTCATATGGAGAGGTTCAGGGCATACACGGCCTAGTAACCAAGGTCATACACCCGCGGGTAGGGCTTACGGACGTCTACATAGCCATACACGCGCCAGTAGTCACACCGGACTGGGGGGTCACCGGGTACCACGAACTGCTGGTATACTATCTCCACGCCGTATACCAGTCGATGAACCTAACGCCTGCCCAGCGCATAGCTCTAGCAGCCCTGTTCGCGTCAGGCTACATGATGGATACCGCATCGTCGATAAACGATAGGATGCAGCGCAGCCTATTCCTAGAGCATGCTGCTATCGAGCTCTACCTGCTAGCGGAGGACTTCAGCCCCGAGAACTCGACTATAGCCAGGCAAGGGCTCCCTGTCCAGGTTAAGCTCGTCCCAGGCGTAGCCCTGGTATGGTACGGCGCCGTTATGATGGCCGTTTCGGCTGTCTATGCTGCTGTTGTTGCGGCCTATACAGCGAGGAGGAGTTAG
- a CDS encoding type II secretion system F family protein produces the protein MTGAIARVLVLAAAVGLAIAWITGYPLLAPKLATVLGIDWITPRYRVQLFHFIPVVTDKGTMILIAGVLAAASLPVYLYARRFVRVMDIFDEQLAELLSTYAGLTASSGSTAEALLRAAKMIKPPLGTYVERMAHIYRATGDLEKAFEEAFKRAPPRVRLLARSIVAASLSGGMVHEVLSSAAVYSRESRRLMKLTQSRLSEYSFVVSLASLTYAVAAGIVQALVAGVAGGGLFGAAIDPDLLGGLYFYSLLVIVVASAIVIARVVHGYTLMASKYIITLTIASILAYLASPAVVS, from the coding sequence GTGACCGGGGCCATAGCCAGAGTCCTCGTGCTCGCTGCCGCGGTGGGGCTGGCCATAGCCTGGATAACCGGCTACCCGCTGCTAGCCCCCAAGCTGGCCACTGTACTAGGCATCGACTGGATTACGCCCCGGTACCGGGTGCAGCTCTTCCACTTCATACCAGTGGTCACAGACAAGGGGACAATGATACTCATAGCAGGGGTCCTCGCGGCGGCCTCGCTACCCGTATACCTCTACGCTAGGCGCTTCGTAAGGGTCATGGACATCTTCGACGAGCAGCTAGCAGAGCTGCTCTCCACCTACGCTGGGCTGACCGCGTCAAGCGGCTCCACGGCTGAGGCGCTGCTGAGGGCCGCGAAGATGATTAAACCGCCGCTAGGCACCTACGTGGAGCGCATGGCCCACATCTACCGCGCCACCGGGGACCTCGAGAAGGCCTTCGAGGAGGCCTTCAAGAGAGCCCCGCCCCGCGTGAGGCTACTAGCCCGCAGCATAGTCGCCGCGTCGCTGAGCGGCGGCATGGTGCACGAGGTGCTCTCCTCCGCGGCGGTTTACTCCCGGGAGAGCCGCCGCCTGATGAAGCTCACGCAGTCCCGCCTATCGGAGTACAGCTTTGTCGTATCCCTGGCTTCGCTAACGTACGCCGTGGCTGCTGGCATTGTCCAGGCGCTCGTAGCAGGGGTAGCTGGGGGCGGGCTCTTCGGCGCAGCGATAGACCCGGACCTGCTTGGAGGCCTCTACTTCTACTCCCTTCTCGTGATAGTGGTAGCCTCAGCTATTGTGATAGCCAGGGTTGTCCACGGATACACACTGATGGCCTCCAAGTACATAATAACGCTTACAATAGCTAGTATACTGGCCTACCTGGCCTCGCCAGCTGTAGTCAGCTAG
- a CDS encoding type II/IV secretion system ATPase subunit translates to MGEEAASKGAGEAEEKREAEGSGETAEDVLEKTVEKQEEAQVLREYSILEEPRVAVRVFEDVDGRRFYHVEEPPLTDIGKRVHSELIKRILGDMKLLRRFSELEDLGEGLREAYKLAKPALRRWRGKLRKAGVDPEQEAMAVAYYIARDLVGYGRLDPLIRDQYIEDISCNGLFTPVFVYHSEFEWLTTSITFNDREELERVVMKLALRSGREPSLARPIVEGVLRPEGYRVHIILDVVSRRGHSFTIRKFRAEPYTIVELLRRRTLDEGVAAALWAAIQYKQGVVIYGPTGSGKTTLLNALAMLLPPEYKIVTVEDTPEIYIPFHDNWAAMHTRFSDMPGVQNVTLQTQVESALRMRPDVIIVGEIRSLEAFAFFQALATGHGGLTTVHAESADVLIRRLASPPMKVPKSLIAAAKLYVNILRIERGGRVYRKVTRVDEASVYDPSRDEVVLGRLFQWLSREDDWRLARRESSFVKSIAELLVVKPEDVWRDLQMRATVLRWAAKRNMDMLELHETVRMYMRDPDKTYQEALSEVEPYEFKLLR, encoded by the coding sequence ATGGGCGAGGAAGCTGCCAGCAAGGGTGCCGGGGAGGCTGAGGAGAAGAGGGAAGCCGAGGGCAGCGGGGAGACCGCGGAGGACGTTCTGGAGAAGACGGTGGAGAAGCAAGAGGAGGCTCAGGTACTGCGCGAGTACAGCATCCTCGAGGAGCCGCGGGTAGCTGTGAGGGTGTTCGAGGACGTTGACGGCCGGCGCTTCTACCATGTCGAGGAGCCCCCGCTCACCGACATAGGCAAGCGCGTACACAGCGAGCTTATAAAGCGCATACTGGGCGATATGAAGCTGCTGCGCAGGTTCTCCGAGCTAGAGGACCTAGGCGAGGGGCTCCGCGAGGCCTACAAGCTCGCTAAGCCTGCCCTACGCAGGTGGAGGGGTAAGCTCCGGAAGGCGGGTGTTGACCCGGAGCAGGAGGCCATGGCCGTTGCCTACTATATTGCGCGCGACCTGGTGGGCTATGGCCGGCTCGACCCGCTTATACGCGACCAGTACATTGAGGATATATCCTGTAACGGCCTCTTCACCCCGGTGTTCGTCTACCATAGCGAGTTCGAGTGGCTGACAACCAGCATAACCTTCAACGACCGGGAAGAACTAGAGCGTGTTGTCATGAAGCTGGCGCTCCGTTCGGGCCGTGAGCCGAGCCTCGCCCGCCCCATAGTGGAGGGAGTGCTACGCCCCGAGGGTTACCGTGTACACATCATACTCGACGTCGTGTCGCGGCGCGGCCACAGCTTCACTATACGCAAGTTCCGCGCCGAGCCCTACACGATAGTAGAGCTGCTGAGGCGCCGCACCCTCGACGAGGGCGTTGCCGCTGCGCTCTGGGCGGCTATACAGTACAAGCAGGGCGTCGTGATCTACGGGCCCACCGGCTCAGGCAAGACTACGCTGCTAAACGCGCTGGCAATGCTGCTGCCGCCTGAGTACAAAATAGTCACCGTCGAGGACACGCCGGAGATCTACATCCCGTTCCACGACAACTGGGCTGCTATGCACACGCGGTTCTCCGACATGCCCGGCGTGCAGAACGTGACCCTGCAGACCCAGGTGGAGAGCGCGCTCCGTATGAGGCCCGACGTGATAATCGTTGGCGAGATACGTAGCCTAGAGGCGTTCGCGTTCTTCCAGGCCCTCGCCACTGGCCACGGCGGCCTTACCACGGTGCACGCTGAGTCCGCTGACGTGCTTATCCGGAGGCTCGCCTCGCCCCCCATGAAGGTGCCTAAGAGCCTCATAGCCGCGGCTAAGCTCTACGTGAACATTCTCCGCATCGAGAGGGGCGGCAGGGTGTACCGCAAGGTGACCCGGGTAGACGAGGCCAGCGTCTACGACCCGAGCCGCGACGAGGTGGTGCTCGGCCGTCTCTTCCAATGGCTGAGCAGGGAGGACGACTGGAGGCTAGCGCGCCGGGAGAGCAGCTTCGTGAAGTCTATAGCGGAGCTGCTGGTTGTAAAGCCGGAGGACGTGTGGCGCGACCTACAGATGAGGGCTACGGTGCTACGCTGGGCCGCTAAGCGCAACATGGATATGCTGGAGCTGCACGAGACGGTTAGAATGTATATGCGTGACCCGGATAAGACCTACCAGGAGGCTCTAAGCGAGGTAGAGCCCTACGAGTTTAAGCTTCTCCGGTGA
- a CDS encoding archaellin/type IV pilin N-terminal domain-containing protein, producing MKSLLRGVSPVVATALLVLIAVATAALLYLWVSGVVQSMPQNSYQMQEQIKIDAVQYEVNGNTYNFTIYVRNVGDIKTKIASAYVINSNNTVAAANTTVNVQLAPGAVDEVLVANVPAGKLSEVVQVKVVTENGVEASYVVTLR from the coding sequence ATGAAGAGTCTTCTTAGAGGCGTATCCCCAGTAGTCGCGACAGCGCTACTGGTGTTGATCGCTGTAGCGACAGCGGCACTACTATACCTATGGGTAAGCGGTGTAGTGCAGAGCATGCCGCAGAATAGCTACCAGATGCAGGAGCAGATCAAGATAGACGCAGTACAGTACGAGGTAAACGGTAACACCTACAACTTCACGATATACGTACGCAACGTCGGCGACATAAAGACTAAGATAGCCTCAGCCTATGTGATAAACAGTAACAATACGGTGGCTGCCGCAAACACTACAGTGAACGTGCAGCTGGCACCCGGCGCCGTGGACGAGGTGCTAGTGGCTAACGTACCAGCGGGTAAGCTCAGCGAAGTAGTGCAGGTGAAGGTGGTAACAGAGAACGGTGTTGAAGCCAGCTACGTGGTGACGCTAAGGTAA
- a CDS encoding type II secretion system F family protein has translation MDPVSALTRLGEKLNPDLRYHVLGSGLSSSLERYTLAYLIVMVIVVSSIAVTAFIMMHVGLGLPLPVAVAVAVGAAVTAFTLMLALYISLPMLAYKSRGGKLEPRFLLFAEALATKLLAGAGLSEAFIMLYEKDARELKEFLLEMEYIVSGIKAGIPVETVLEEAARITPVPSLRGLFAGLAAAARTGTGVREIITASITEYLYTLEVEIEKLSNSLGAILEIFVAACVMLPVAIGVVGLLLAISFQGAPMMPGLSIDTILFLSTFIVIPMLSATVIVIVDSMVSRIRI, from the coding sequence GTGGACCCTGTATCAGCACTGACCAGGCTGGGAGAGAAGCTGAACCCGGACCTACGGTACCACGTACTGGGCTCCGGGCTCTCCTCGAGCCTCGAGCGCTACACCCTAGCCTACCTTATAGTCATGGTTATCGTCGTATCATCTATAGCCGTAACCGCCTTCATAATGATGCACGTTGGCCTCGGCTTACCCCTGCCCGTCGCGGTAGCTGTAGCCGTAGGAGCCGCGGTCACCGCGTTCACGCTGATGCTGGCCCTCTACATATCCCTCCCGATGCTCGCATACAAGAGCCGGGGCGGTAAGCTGGAGCCACGCTTCTTGCTCTTCGCGGAGGCGCTTGCCACCAAGCTCCTGGCGGGGGCTGGGCTCTCAGAGGCCTTCATCATGCTCTACGAGAAGGATGCCAGGGAGCTGAAGGAGTTCCTCCTCGAGATGGAGTACATTGTCTCCGGGATAAAGGCCGGCATACCCGTAGAGACGGTCCTAGAGGAGGCGGCGCGCATCACCCCCGTTCCTAGCCTCCGGGGGCTCTTCGCGGGCCTAGCAGCCGCCGCAAGGACGGGCACCGGGGTCCGCGAGATAATCACGGCCTCTATAACTGAGTACCTCTACACTCTCGAGGTCGAGATAGAGAAGCTCTCGAACAGCCTAGGCGCGATACTAGAGATATTCGTCGCAGCGTGCGTCATGCTCCCCGTGGCTATAGGCGTTGTCGGCCTCCTCCTGGCCATCAGCTTCCAGGGCGCCCCGATGATGCCCGGGCTGAGCATAGATACTATACTGTTCCTCTCCACGTTCATAGTGATACCAATGCTCAGCGCCACCGTCATAGTGATAGTAGACTCCATGGTGTCCAGGATAAGGATCTAG
- a CDS encoding multiheme c-type cytochrome has product MQKPLAKVVVFWVISIFLLPSLAPLAQAATYSWGEEISLSGVQLTQESKDCVECHMRATPFIVYDWYKSKHRMVGVGCYECHSAKPGTRPDVYEHYGYYITTLVTPKQCGRCHPAIAEEFQKSVHAFAGVHAYVLKEEPAYWMILAKQFGWDEHFKVPAEYIETEWVPKIVRDFVGDQKYGKAVLEEDPTNAIIPYNPLGLSIDNYVAQKALYIWGIRGCLGCHGVRMDVKDAFAYPSLDELMKYMKEGKAPEKVVYDPAFMHNHGIGRVNPDGSLGSCEACHPYHGFSVKIARKGAYQACGRCHTGPDHPNDEQWSKSVHGAIFWGEAEDWDWDKPVNNWMPGRDYRAPTCVTCHMAAVFNERGQVKYASSHDVAIISKFKLGKWVYTLPRVAGLPDFAIPTATATQAPVFKSPTTGDTITLVYPEPDWKVRRQRAIDMCAQCHTKEYAAAWLKTYDWMIILVDYMRDEYVLTIANMLKAKGLFTPMDEWMVRNLGAMANRPTKMSAAHFGPDFTWWEGIMHFAEKIEEWLIDVYERPAVAKKAPEIREKIEEILPWFREQWEGEGSTGTVHTLAEVKTTLAKAVEVPGMKAYAEKVEKLETPAKPLVTKAAVTTVGEVGEHSLALPGDEASVEMPVAISAVFPAAPLLLVLVSFRKRVAA; this is encoded by the coding sequence ATGCAGAAGCCTCTAGCCAAGGTAGTAGTCTTTTGGGTGATATCCATCTTCCTCCTCCCCAGCCTAGCGCCCCTAGCGCAGGCAGCGACATACAGCTGGGGCGAGGAGATCAGCCTCTCCGGTGTACAGCTCACGCAGGAGTCCAAGGACTGTGTAGAGTGTCACATGCGGGCGACACCCTTCATAGTGTACGACTGGTACAAGAGCAAGCACCGCATGGTTGGCGTGGGCTGCTACGAGTGCCACAGCGCTAAGCCCGGCACAAGGCCCGACGTCTACGAGCACTACGGCTACTACATAACGACACTAGTGACGCCTAAGCAGTGTGGCCGCTGCCACCCTGCGATAGCAGAGGAATTCCAGAAGAGCGTCCACGCGTTCGCCGGAGTACACGCCTACGTGCTAAAGGAGGAGCCAGCATACTGGATGATCCTGGCGAAGCAGTTTGGCTGGGACGAGCACTTCAAGGTACCAGCCGAGTACATTGAGACCGAGTGGGTACCCAAGATAGTGCGCGACTTCGTGGGTGACCAGAAGTACGGTAAGGCGGTGCTAGAGGAGGACCCGACCAACGCCATAATACCGTACAACCCGCTAGGCCTAAGCATTGACAACTACGTTGCCCAGAAGGCACTCTACATCTGGGGCATACGCGGCTGTCTAGGATGCCACGGCGTGCGCATGGACGTCAAGGACGCGTTCGCCTACCCGAGCCTAGACGAGCTAATGAAGTACATGAAGGAGGGCAAGGCCCCCGAGAAGGTAGTATACGACCCAGCATTCATGCACAACCACGGCATCGGCCGTGTGAACCCCGACGGCAGCCTAGGCAGCTGTGAGGCGTGCCACCCGTACCACGGCTTCAGCGTAAAGATAGCCAGGAAGGGCGCCTACCAGGCATGTGGCCGCTGCCACACCGGCCCCGACCACCCGAACGACGAGCAGTGGAGCAAGAGCGTCCACGGCGCAATATTCTGGGGCGAGGCTGAGGACTGGGACTGGGACAAGCCGGTAAACAACTGGATGCCAGGCCGCGACTACAGGGCGCCGACATGTGTAACCTGCCACATGGCCGCAGTGTTCAACGAGCGCGGTCAGGTCAAGTACGCTAGCAGCCACGACGTAGCCATAATAAGCAAGTTCAAGCTAGGCAAGTGGGTCTACACGCTACCACGTGTAGCAGGCCTACCCGACTTCGCCATACCGACAGCCACTGCGACACAGGCGCCGGTGTTCAAGAGTCCGACAACCGGTGACACAATAACGCTAGTATACCCAGAGCCCGACTGGAAGGTGCGCAGACAGAGAGCAATCGACATGTGTGCCCAGTGCCACACCAAGGAGTATGCAGCTGCATGGCTGAAGACCTACGACTGGATGATAATACTAGTAGACTACATGAGAGACGAGTACGTGCTAACCATAGCCAACATGCTGAAGGCTAAGGGCCTGTTTACGCCAATGGACGAGTGGATGGTGAGGAACCTAGGCGCTATGGCCAACAGGCCTACCAAGATGTCTGCAGCGCACTTCGGCCCCGACTTCACCTGGTGGGAGGGCATAATGCACTTCGCCGAGAAGATAGAGGAGTGGCTAATCGACGTCTACGAGAGGCCTGCTGTAGCCAAGAAGGCGCCAGAGATACGTGAGAAGATTGAGGAGATACTGCCATGGTTCAGGGAGCAGTGGGAGGGCGAGGGCAGCACTGGTACAGTTCACACCCTAGCAGAGGTGAAGACAACTCTAGCTAAGGCCGTCGAGGTACCGGGCATGAAGGCCTATGCGGAGAAGGTGGAGAAGCTAGAGACGCCAGCTAAGCCACTAGTAACTAAGGCTGCTGTAACCACCGTAGGCGAGGTAGGCGAGCACAGCCTAGCACTACCGGGCGATGAGGCCAGTGTGGAGATGCCAGTGGCTATCTCTGCTGTGTTCCCGGCAGCGCCTCTACTACTAGTACTAGTGTCCTTTAGGAAGCGTGTAGCAGCCTAA
- a CDS encoding thioredoxin domain-containing protein — translation MARGSMRLDVRRFGRTRLAGAVVVAAAALAALIAFASLTVNIDASKAYAELAESGYTITSSKLFSEKVLGAQGPVAVMFRSETCPMCERMYPYWRVVEEKALELGFRAYDVKLTRETSRVFDRYRVHDLPTFIVFYGGEPVARHVGAFTPDDGNITRAMIEWVTASIQGSRLEAAVEEQGPQAQQPGQESSPFTTLAASVATALTAGVVASLSPCVLPLLVTNSVALARRGKGPGIAGCLACSLSAFAGVMAVGVVFLLASSLLAEVQTVVMSVVAVAVVAAGVSSLLGLPAEIPSSRRIRSGSLAVFCGLYGFLALQCSLPIVVGALLLVLGSGGPGKGLVVLLAFSLGLSLPLSVALHLGPRMAALTGRVEMLERAGGVVMVLAGAVLLAHSLGLI, via the coding sequence ATGGCTAGGGGCTCCATGAGGCTAGACGTTAGGCGATTTGGCCGTACTAGGCTGGCCGGTGCAGTAGTTGTAGCCGCTGCAGCGCTAGCAGCATTGATAGCGTTCGCCTCGTTAACGGTGAATATTGACGCGTCTAAGGCCTATGCGGAGCTCGCCGAGAGCGGGTACACTATTACCAGCAGCAAGCTGTTTAGCGAGAAGGTGCTGGGCGCTCAGGGACCAGTAGCCGTCATGTTCCGCTCCGAGACGTGCCCGATGTGTGAGCGCATGTACCCCTACTGGAGGGTGGTCGAGGAAAAGGCTCTGGAGCTAGGCTTTAGAGCGTACGATGTGAAGCTGACTAGGGAGACTAGCCGGGTCTTCGACCGGTACAGGGTGCACGACCTCCCAACATTCATAGTGTTCTACGGCGGCGAGCCGGTTGCAAGGCACGTCGGCGCGTTCACGCCGGATGACGGGAACATAACTAGGGCTATGATAGAGTGGGTAACGGCGTCGATCCAGGGTAGCCGGCTGGAAGCAGCTGTAGAGGAGCAGGGGCCCCAGGCCCAGCAGCCGGGCCAGGAGTCCTCGCCGTTCACTACTCTAGCAGCTTCCGTAGCCACGGCGTTGACTGCGGGTGTTGTGGCCTCGCTCTCTCCCTGCGTCCTACCGCTGCTAGTCACCAATAGCGTTGCCTTAGCCAGGCGCGGCAAGGGCCCGGGCATAGCGGGCTGCCTGGCGTGTAGCCTATCCGCGTTTGCCGGCGTGATGGCTGTTGGCGTGGTCTTTCTCCTGGCTTCTAGCCTCCTCGCGGAGGTACAGACAGTGGTTATGAGCGTCGTAGCCGTGGCTGTCGTAGCGGCGGGCGTGTCGTCGCTGCTAGGCCTACCGGCCGAGATTCCGAGCTCGCGTAGAATCCGCTCCGGCAGCCTGGCCGTATTCTGCGGGCTCTACGGGTTCCTAGCTCTCCAGTGTAGCCTCCCCATAGTCGTCGGCGCGTTGCTACTAGTGCTGGGTAGCGGGGGCCCGGGCAAGGGCCTAGTGGTGCTTCTCGCTTTCTCGCTAGGCCTCTCCCTGCCGCTATCAGTAGCCCTGCACCTCGGCCCCCGTATGGCCGCTCTGACAGGCCGGGTAGAGATGCTCGAGAGAGCTGGCGGCGTGGTAATGGTCCTCGCCGGGGCGGTCCTCCTAGCCCATAGCCTTGGCCTCATCTAG